The following are encoded in a window of Microcaecilia unicolor chromosome 14, aMicUni1.1, whole genome shotgun sequence genomic DNA:
- the LOC115458196 gene encoding olfactory receptor 1F1-like — translation MAYDRYVAICNPLRYTTIMRKRVYAMLAATSWIIGFLDMVPVSILTSHFSFCDDSIINHFFCDLTALLKLSCSDNRNIQTVLFVDGSTVGLFPFISTLASYVYIIATILKIRSSKGRRKAFSTCSSHLTVVLLFYTTTICVYMRPTSMYSPDQDKVYALLYTALIPMINPIIYSLRNQEVKNAMKKIIGRKQNMELSTKCLSL, via the coding sequence ATGGCATATGATCGGTATGTGGCGATATGTAATCCCTTACGTTACACAACCATCATGAGGAAGAGAGTATATGCCATGTTGGCTGCCACTTCCTGGATAATTGGTTTTCTGGATATGGTACCTGTGTCGATTTTGACATCCCACTTCTCCTTCTGTGATGACAGCATAAttaaccatttcttctgtgaTCTGACAGCACTGTTGAAACTCTCCTGTAGTGATAATCGCAACATTCAAACTGTGCTGTTTGTGGATGGATCCACCGTGGGCCTTTTCCCCTTTATATCTACCCTGGCATCCTATGTCTACATCATCGCCACCATCCTGAAAATCCGTTCTTCAAAGGGGAGACGTAAAGCCTTCTCCACTTGCTCCTCCCATCTCACAGTCGTTCTTCTATTTTATACAACCACTATCTGTGTGTATATGAGACCAACCTCAATGTATTCACCAGACCAAGACAAAGTATATGCACTCCTGTACACAGCTCTGATTCCAATGATAAATCCCATAATATATAGCCTGAGAAACCAAGAAGTAAAAAATGCCATGAAAAAAATTATAGGTAGAAAGCAAAATATGGAACTCAGTACAAAATGTCTGAGTTTATAA